The following proteins are co-located in the Penaeus vannamei isolate JL-2024 chromosome 34, ASM4276789v1, whole genome shotgun sequence genome:
- the LOC113828401 gene encoding perlucin-like protein, whose protein sequence is MRVVVAILWAVAGAVWALEEDSVGALYDEHFPPLHPNCTQSLTDLLLLRQEVQLKELKQAEQESAGILREMVHVLNDIKGALTQNHTSAEASCPASFRKFGDTCLYLAKDVSVNWAAARLFCQDFGGDLAVFRDANAFAHALGYVKTSAPGKRIDVWVGGTDIAKEGEWRWVSGEDMPRGTPFWGDYNYEREPNELTDANCAILHGHDDYLLHDISCDRKSHPLCGISPSRTG, encoded by the exons ATGCGTGTGGTAGTAGCAATTCTTTGGGCGGTGGCAGGGGCGGTGTGGGCGCTGGAGGAGGACAGTGTGGGCGCCCTTTACGATGaacactttcctcctcttcaccctaatTGTACCCAG AGTCTCACAGACCTTCTCCTGCTGCGCCAAGAAGTCCAGCTGAAAGAGCTGAAGCAGGCCGAGCAAGAGTCTGCAGGGATCTTGAGGGAGATGGTGCACGTCCTGAATGATATCAAAGGCGCCCTGACGCAGAACCACACGTCTGCAG AAGCATCCTGCCCAGCTAGCTTTAGAAAATTTGGCGACACCTGCCTCTACCTTGCCAAGGACGTCAGCGTTAATTGGGCAGCTGCTCGGCTGTTCTGTCAAGACTTCGGAGGAGATTTAGCCGTGTTCCGAGACGCCAACGCATTCGCACACGCTCTTGGATACGTCAAAACATCGG CGCCTGGAAAGAGAATTGATGTCTGGGTTGGCGGGACAGACATCGCGAAGGAAGGCGAATGGAGGTGGGTCTCCGGAGAAGACATGCCCAGAGGAACGCCATTCTGGGGAGACTATAATTA CGAACGTGAGCCAAATGAATTAACCGACGCTAACTGTGCCATCCTCCACGGCCACGATGACTACTTACTGCACGACATTTCCTGTGATAGGAAAAGTCATCCTCTCTGTGGGATCAGCCCCTCGAGGACGGGCTAG